The following coding sequences are from one Lolium rigidum isolate FL_2022 chromosome 6, APGP_CSIRO_Lrig_0.1, whole genome shotgun sequence window:
- the LOC124662816 gene encoding uncharacterized protein LOC124662816 — protein sequence MADAMSEGGEEMASLPVTDDLLAEIFLRLPTAADLIRASAVCVSFGRLITTRSFIRCFRKLHVPPLLGFIDEEQIFHPAAPPHPSAAAASATALVADFSCSFLPTPARARVWVHRDSRDGRILLDTDEAAVFKEMAVCDPLHRRYLLLPPIPDDLAASVEDPLAVEAFLVPPSDEEQEAAEETSFRVIWMGQCTTKALTFVFSSNTGQWRAISPVCWNDLFPSLVPSEDTLFHFRQYAYGCFYWTSDSDAETDMLVLDTRRMEFSVAQPPEEAKSSYGLAMAMVEAGENRPGMFTVTSDTYALSYCIRRNKDGSLTQWDKNKTIPQGPGRFLIGSVPGYLLLYNYGRGFYTLDVKTFKLEKICQAILYFFLNLHSYSNFPPSFLSWPTISTGKFSFTS from the coding sequence ATGGCTGATGCCATGTCAGAGGGAGGCGAGGAAATGGCCTCTCTCCCGGTCACCGACGACCTCCTAGCGGAGATCTTCCTCCGGCTGCCCACCGCCGCCGACCTCATTCGCGCCTCCGCCGTCTGCGTCTCCTTCGGCCGCCTCATCACCACGCGGTCCTTCATCCGGTGCTTCCGCAAGCTCCACGTTCCGCCCCTCCTCGGCTTCATCGACGAGGAACAGATCTTCCACCCCGCCGCCCCGCCTCACCCCTCCGCGGCGGCAGCCAGTGCAACCGCACTCGTGGCCGACTTCTCCTGCTCCTTCCTCCCCACCCCAGCTCGTGCTCGCGTCTGGGTCCACCGGGACAGCCGCGACGGCCGTATCCTCCTCGACACCGACGAAGCCGCCGTCTTCAAGGAGATGGCGGTCTGCGACCCCTTGCATCGGCGATACCTCCTGCTTCCCCCCATCCCCGACGACCTGGCTGCTTCCGTGGAGGACCCGCTCGCTGTAGAGGCCTTCCTCGTTCCTCCGAGCGACGAAGAGCAGGAGGCTGCTGAAGAGACGTCATTCCGGGTGATCTGGATGGGGCAGTGCACAACTAAGGCGCTCACCTTTGTCTTCTCTTCCAACACCGGACAATGGCGAGCCATTTCTCCCGTGTGTTGGAACGATTTGTTCCCAAGCTTGGTACCATCAGAAGACACTCTCTTCCACTTTCGGCAATACGCATATGGCTGCTTTTACTGGACATCAGACTCTGATGCGGAAACCGATATGTTGGTGCTTGACACTCGGAGGATGGAGTTCTCCGTAGCTCAACCGCCAGAAGAAGCCAAATCTTCTTACGGTTTGGCTATGGCTATGGTGGAGGCAGGAGAAAACAGGCCTGGGATGTTTACGGTGACGAGCGACACATATGCCCTCAGTTATTGCATTAGGCGAAACAAAGATGGGAGTTTGACCCAGTGGGACAAGAATAAAACAATTCCACAAGGCCCTGGCCGCTTCCTGATAGGTTCAGTTCCAGGGTACTTGCTCTTGTATAACTACGGAAGAGGCTTTTACACACTGGACGTCAAAACATTCAAGCTTGAGAAGATATGTCAGGCTATACTGTATTTCTTCCTTAATCTACACTCATATAGCAATTTCCCACCATCATTCTTGTCGTGGCCGACAATATCAACTGGTAAATTTTCTTTCACGTCCTAA
- the LOC124666768 gene encoding protein MICRORCHIDIA 6-like: MDTRRDIKPFLPSIASQRGVPGFSICQAAPTPLGRSARVAAPQQAACVLNRASSEVPEDGRSCGGERAAPEAVTSCRSAPVSSVQISRKFWSAGDYEASSGKPAQPPRNVGNRMCVHPKFLHSNATSHKWPFGALAELLDNAVDEIKTGATRIVVDKIVDKRNGSPALLVQDDGGGMDPDSIRCCMSFGFSDKQSGTSIGQYGNGFKTSTMRLGADAIVFSRCMKSSGPTQSVGLLSYTFLAETGQKDVVVPVVDYKYNLLTGEAIPDGRHGAHQFRSNLSVMLKWSPFATEEELMENFSDIGPHGTKIIVFNLWSNDNGVLELDFDSREEDIMISGAPNPAETKNDVKRMNENHMANQLRYSLRVYTSVLYLQLPEYFKIVLRGQEVKRHSIASDLIYRQCISYTPQQLLRTKEGEVLTSIGFINGAPTISVHGFNIYYRNRLILPFHRVLSSASSKGRAIVGVLEANFIKPTHDKQDFEKSQLYQKLITRLKDMTTEYWDLHSHLIGYQKMPRASSVSLTPPAMLPEQHIIAEPSGSNAVSSALSVAHGRHGTSDNPTSAIPIAFARPHPSVPAGTRVPTSYCMPGTQIVQTGMTSSHHMAPNTDLAETRKRKNEDAIQMDSCKRQAAHNFEGNNQVYQYMTERDLNEFSHLKLENEQLREE, from the exons ATGGACACGCGGCGAGACATCAAGCCCTTCTTGCCCTCGATCGCCAGCCAGCGAGGCGTGCCCGGTTTTAGCATCTGCCAGGCGGCGCCGACGCCGTTGGGGCGCAGCGCGCGAGTCGCGGCACCGCAGCAGGCCGCCTGCGTGCTGAATCGAGCCTCGTCCGAGGTGCCGGAAGACGGCCGGAGTTGCGGCGGCGAGAGGGCCGCGCCCGAGGCCGTCACGAGCTGTCGTTCCGCTCCCGTCTCCTCCGTGCAGATTAGCAGGAAGTTCTGGAGCGCCGGTGATTACGAAGCGTCAAGCGGGAAGCCCGCGCAACCGCCTCGAA ATGTGGGAAATCGCATGTGCGTCCACCCCAAATTCCTCCACTCGAATGCGACCTCGCATAAATGGCCTTTCGGAG CCCTGGCAGAGTTACTCGATAATGCGGTCGACGAG ATAAAAACTGGTGCTACTAGAATCGTGGTTGACAAAATCGTTGACAAGCGGAACGGGTCGCCAGCTTTACTTGTTCAAG ATGACGGCGGAGGCATGGATCCTGACTCCATTAGGTGTTGCATGAGCTTTGGGTTTTCTGATAAGCAATCAGGAACTTCAATTGGACAAT ATGGCAACGGATTCAAGACTAGCACAATGCGGCTAGGGGCAGATGCTATCGTCTTCAGTCGCTGCATGAAGAGCAG CGGACCTACACAATCAGTTGGTCTTCTCTCTTACACTTTCTTGGCGGAAACGGGTCAAAAGGATGTCGTAGTTCCTGTG GTCGACTACAAGTACAATTTATTGACAGGGGAAGCTATACCAGATGGGCGACATGGCGCACATCAGTTCCGCTCAAATCTTTCAGTGATGTTAAAATGGTCCCCTTTTGCAACAGAAGAAGAGCTTATGGAAAAC TTCAGTGACATTGGTCCACATGGCACAAAGATTATAGTGTTCAATCTGTGGTCTAATGACAATGGTGTTCTCGAGCTCGATTTTGACTCCAGGGAGGAA GATATTATGATTAGTGGTGCGCCAAATCCGGCAGAAACAAAAAATGATGTCAAGAGAATGAACGAAAACCATATGGCAAATCAACTGCGCTATTCTCTTAGG GTGTACACTTCTGTCTTATATTTGCAGTTGCCCGAGTACTTCAAGATCGTTCTTCGGGGACAAGAAGTGAAGCGCCACAGCATTGCCTCTGACCTCATATATCGGCAATGTATTAGTTATACGCCTCAACAACTCTTGAGaacaaaggag GGTGAGGTTCTTACGAGTATCGGATTCATAAACGGTGCCCCAACAATCAGTGTGCATGGATTTAATATCTACTACAGGAATCGCCTTATATTG CCTTTTCATCGAGTTTTGAGTTCCGCGAGTAGTAAAGGCAGAGCCATCGTCGGGGTCCTAGAGGCGAACTTTATCAAACCTACTCATGACAAGCAGGACTTTGAGAAGTCGCAGCTCTATCAGAAGCTGATCACCCGCCTGAAAGATATGACAACTGAGTACTG GGATTTGCACAGTCACCTGATTGGATACCAGAAAATGCCCCGTGCATCTTCTGTTTCCCTCACCCCTCCCGCAATGCTTCCAGAACAACACATCATTGCTGAACCATCCGGGAGCAATGCGGTTTCTTCTGCTCTCTCGGTGGCGCATGGGAGACACGGCACAAGCGATAACCCCACAAGTGCTATTCCTATAGCTTTTGCTCGTCCTCATCCATCGGTGCCTGCCGGAACCAGAGTGCCCACATCCTACTGCATGCCAGGCACACAGATTGTACAGACCGGCATGACAAGTTCGCATCATATGGCACCCAACACTGATTTAGCAgagacaagaaagaggaaaaacgaGGACGCTATTCAGATGGATTCATGCAAGAGGCAGGCTGCACACAATTTTGAGGGCAATAATCAG GTCTACCAATATATGACAGAACGAGATCTGAATGAATTTTCCCATTTGAAGCTAGAGAATGAACAGCTCCGCGAAGAGTAA